The following proteins come from a genomic window of Triticum aestivum cultivar Chinese Spring chromosome 6A, IWGSC CS RefSeq v2.1, whole genome shotgun sequence:
- the LOC123131600 gene encoding uncharacterized protein: MVAEEGRLLGSRALAAISTRGHTNKTVICREGSPDIMTNKSKLFFLDENDSYHLMRFINTSISSNFICRSAGGAFENLISYSSFIVSEVSTGLPRSVLNCFIDDNLEKAPLTLTKDVFLCWKDEDTLEIDMGW; this comes from the exons ATGGTGGCCGAAGAAGGCCGTCTTCTGGGGAGCCGCGCGCTGGCCGCCATATCCACCCGCGGCCACACCAACAAGACAG TAATATGCAGAGAAGGTTCACCTGACATAATGACCAACAAGAGCAAGTTGTTTTTTCTTGATGAAAATGATAGCTACCACTTGATGAGATTTATCAATACAAGCATTTCCTCTAATTTTATCTGTAG GTCTGCAGGAGGTGCCTTTGAGAACTTGATCAGCTACTCGAGCTTCATTGTCAGCGAAGTCTCCACTGGGTTGCCCAGATCTGTCTTGAATTGCTTCATTGATGACAATTTGGAGAAGGCTCCGCTGACACTTACAAAGGATGTTTTCCTTTGTTGGAAAGACGAGGATACGCTGGAGATAGACATGGGGTGGTAA